In Terriglobia bacterium, the following proteins share a genomic window:
- a CDS encoding fibronectin type III domain-containing protein, which translates to MATKLNILKPVLGVTGMSDNDLLARLNAVHDKMLNNPAYPTPPVDMPSFQTAIDACTAAVADALEGGKAATVLRDKCRNAAIVMFRLLGHYVESACKGDVPTFVSSGFVLSSTGQRTPPQPVAVPLIISLDQGSTGQLLVTMQPVSKARMYEIRYAPEPAAGATAVWTETTVTGTKPAVPINGLNKGVNYIFQVRALGKLGPSDWSSLVERICI; encoded by the coding sequence ATGGCAACCAAATTGAACATTCTGAAACCAGTCCTGGGAGTCACCGGAATGTCCGACAACGATCTGCTCGCGCGTCTGAACGCCGTGCACGACAAGATGTTGAACAATCCGGCTTATCCCACCCCACCGGTCGATATGCCGAGTTTCCAGACCGCTATCGACGCCTGTACTGCGGCGGTTGCTGACGCGCTCGAAGGGGGCAAAGCCGCCACCGTTCTGCGCGACAAGTGCCGCAACGCCGCCATCGTCATGTTTCGCCTGCTCGGACACTACGTCGAGTCGGCCTGCAAGGGCGATGTACCCACCTTCGTCTCGAGCGGTTTCGTGCTCTCGTCCACAGGACAGAGAACGCCGCCGCAACCGGTCGCTGTGCCGCTGATCATTTCCCTCGATCAAGGCAGCACCGGGCAGCTTCTGGTGACGATGCAACCCGTCTCCAAAGCCCGTATGTACGAAATCCGCTACGCGCCGGAACCCGCCGCCGGAGCTACCGCCGTCTGGACTGAGACGACGGTCACCGGCACAAAACCGGCAGTTCCCATCAATGGCCTGAACAAGGGAGTGAATTACATCTTCCAGGTTCGGGCGCTCGGGAAACTGGGTCCATCCGACTGGAGCAGCCTGGTGGAACGGATCTGCATCTAG
- the pyrE gene encoding orotate phosphoribosyltransferase, translated as MRGMMGSAARQKLIEIVCRTSYEYRDVEFKLASGSTSHHYVDCKRGLSYPQMIELLGDVILDTASDVEFDVAGGLELGAYPIGVAVSLAAYRRGRELRSFVIRKVPKKHGMQKLVEGTVRSGDKVLIVDDVITRGDSIIKAIQSSRDEGFEVVGVVAIVDREQDGGRANIEAQGVWVRAIMTLDELIQTHAAEGQLTAHRH; from the coding sequence ATGCGAGGAATGATGGGTAGCGCGGCGCGCCAAAAGCTTATAGAGATCGTTTGTAGAACATCCTACGAGTACCGAGACGTTGAGTTTAAGCTGGCCTCGGGCAGTACGAGTCATCACTATGTGGATTGCAAACGTGGCCTTTCTTACCCACAAATGATTGAATTACTTGGGGATGTCATCCTCGATACCGCGTCAGATGTCGAATTTGATGTTGCAGGCGGCTTGGAGCTTGGCGCTTATCCGATTGGCGTGGCGGTCTCCCTGGCAGCTTACCGGCGCGGCCGCGAACTGCGATCCTTCGTGATTCGGAAAGTACCGAAAAAACATGGCATGCAGAAACTTGTCGAGGGCACCGTTCGCTCTGGCGACAAAGTACTGATTGTCGACGACGTGATTACACGGGGCGACTCGATCATTAAAGCAATTCAAAGCAGCCGGGACGAAGGCTTTGAAGTTGTCGGCGTTGTCGCCATAGTCGACAGGGAACAAGACGGAGGTCGCGCCAACATCGAAGCCCAGGGAGTGTGGGTTCGCGCCATAATGACTTTGGACGAGTTGATCCAAACGCATGCCGCTGAAGGACAGCTTACTGCCCATCGCCACTAA
- a CDS encoding C-terminal helicase domain-containing protein, producing the protein MPPELGLFLAETRRLSPPICEFTSEQFYEGRLVSHAGNERQSISGHPAIRGAGLWFAPTPHQGNRSSAPEEVQRVTELVGSLLGGAVTWTDTVGQTHPLGLPDILIVTPYNAQAAALQRTIPGINVGTVDKFQGQEAPIVIYSMATSSPEDAPRGMEFLYSLNRLNVATSRARCACILVANPGLLQPDCRTPRQMRLANAFCRYLELAQIC; encoded by the coding sequence ATGCCTCCCGAGCTGGGCCTCTTTCTCGCGGAAACTCGCCGTTTGTCGCCGCCGATCTGCGAATTTACGTCCGAACAGTTCTACGAGGGCCGCCTTGTTTCCCATGCCGGGAACGAGCGGCAGTCGATCAGCGGCCATCCCGCGATTCGAGGCGCAGGCCTCTGGTTTGCGCCGACGCCTCACCAGGGGAATCGCAGTTCTGCGCCAGAGGAGGTTCAAAGGGTGACAGAACTCGTTGGCTCGTTGCTGGGTGGCGCCGTCACTTGGACGGATACCGTGGGCCAAACACATCCTCTCGGGCTACCGGACATCCTCATTGTCACCCCGTACAACGCGCAAGCAGCCGCCTTGCAGCGCACAATTCCCGGGATTAACGTCGGCACCGTCGACAAATTTCAAGGCCAGGAAGCGCCGATCGTCATCTACTCGATGGCGACGTCGTCTCCCGAAGACGCGCCCCGAGGCATGGAGTTCCTGTACAGTTTGAACCGGCTGAATGTCGCAACCTCTCGCGCACGTTGCGCCTGTATTCTTGTCGCAAACCCGGGCTTGTTGCAGCCGGATTGTCGAACACCACGCCAGATGCGGCTGGCCAATGCCTTCTGCCGGTATTTGGAGTTGGCGCAGATCTGTTAG
- a CDS encoding YgiT-type zinc finger protein, which produces MPSAGIWSWRRSVRLSKTEGIVFRCLVCGSIAATQGFVNEVFTIGERRVMVEHIPGEICDRCGEAAFSRETTERVRKLVHGEGRPVRTISMDVFALR; this is translated from the coding sequence ATGCCTTCTGCCGGTATTTGGAGTTGGCGCAGATCTGTTAGATTATCGAAAACGGAGGGAATCGTGTTCAGGTGCCTTGTCTGCGGTTCCATAGCGGCAACACAAGGATTTGTGAACGAAGTGTTCACCATCGGCGAGAGGCGCGTGATGGTGGAACACATTCCCGGGGAAATTTGCGACCGATGTGGCGAGGCGGCCTTCTCTCGGGAGACAACCGAAAGAGTTCGGAAACTCGTTCATGGCGAGGGGCGCCCGGTGCGAACAATTTCCATGGACGTGTTCGCTCTGAGATGA
- a CDS encoding DUF433 domain-containing protein has protein sequence MTDRIELNPKVMMGKPVIRGTRITVELLLRKLSEGATEQDLLDAYPRLIQADIQAAIAYAADSIAHEETVFLRPAKPRARTKQ, from the coding sequence ATGACGGATCGGATTGAATTAAATCCCAAAGTCATGATGGGGAAGCCAGTGATCCGCGGGACACGGATTACCGTGGAACTCCTTCTCAGAAAGTTAAGCGAGGGAGCGACTGAGCAAGATCTTTTAGATGCGTATCCACGTCTCATCCAAGCGGACATTCAAGCCGCGATCGCCTATGCCGCCGATTCGATCGCTCACGAAGAAACCGTGTTCCTGCGTCCCGCGAAGCCCCGCGCCAGGACCAAGCAGTAA